The following proteins are co-located in the Chromatiales bacterium genome:
- a CDS encoding TlpA family protein disulfide reductase: MKTKDILIGLFALLLVGGGIGFWLTAEPGLAPAPPVELKTLEGETVALGDLKGQPVLLTFWATTCPGCVKEMPHLVELYERYHAQGLEVIGVAMAYDPPNQVLAMRNQRELPYTIALDLDSSAARAFGDVRLTPTTFLIDTRGRIIYKKLGEFDMDLVENNIRRMLEEKPA; encoded by the coding sequence ATGAAGACCAAGGACATACTCATCGGCCTGTTCGCACTGCTGCTCGTCGGCGGTGGCATCGGCTTCTGGCTCACCGCCGAACCCGGGCTTGCCCCCGCGCCGCCGGTGGAACTCAAGACGCTGGAAGGCGAGACCGTCGCGCTGGGCGACCTCAAGGGACAACCCGTGCTGCTCACCTTCTGGGCCACCACCTGTCCCGGCTGCGTGAAGGAGATGCCTCATCTGGTCGAGCTCTACGAGCGTTACCATGCGCAGGGCCTGGAGGTGATCGGCGTGGCCATGGCCTATGACCCGCCCAACCAGGTGCTGGCCATGCGCAACCAGCGCGAGCTGCCCTACACCATCGCCCTGGACCTCGATTCCTCGGCGGCCCGGGCCTTTGGCGATGTGCGCCTGACCCCCACCACCTTCCTCATCGACACGCGCGGGCGCATCATCTACAAAAAGCTCGGGGAGTTCGACATGGATCTCGTCGAGAACAACATCCGCAGGATGCTGGAGGAGAAACCGGCATGA